The following DNA comes from Vibrio gigantis.
AACATTTTATTAACTGACGTCTATTTTAGCATTTCATCTTTATTGTCGCTTCAAGCGTATTTGAATAGAAATTGCGTGCTTAGTCACCATAGATGCATACGTTCAACCCGTTTCAAGGTGCATAAAATCCCAGCTTGCTATCAAAAAGTGAATAATAGTGAATAAAAAGTCACGAATAATAAGCAAAATAGATTTCTCGCACACAGTAAATCGAGCATAGATCCTCAAAACAGTTGTTTCACTAGATACCCGGTCAATTAGTATTTAACCCCGAAAAATCAAATTAATCCAGTTTTTAGTACCGTAAATTCAAAAAATACTTTGCATTTACGCAACCTCCAAAACTTGCATATTACGGCCAAGCTTGTCATAAATAGACGCTGGATTAATAGTAAGGATGCAAAATGAGTAAGCTGTACGTTGGCTCCGAAGTCGGTCAATTAAGACGAGTTCTCCTAAATAGACCTGAAAGAGCACTCACCCACCTCACCCCTTCAAACTGTCATGATCTTCTGTTTGATGATGTACTTGCCGTTGAAGCTGCTGGTGAAGAACATGATGCCTTTGCAGAAACGCTGCGCAGCCAAGACGTAGAGGTACTACTGCTGCATGACCTACTAGTCGAGACGCTTGCCGTACCTCAGGCTCGTGAGTGGTTGCTGAATACTCAAATCTCAGATTTCCGTTACGGACCTACTTTTGCCCGTGACTTAAGAAACTACCTTGCTCAAATGGATAATGAGCATCTAGCAACGATCTTACTCGGTGGCTTGGCCTACTCTGAGCTTCCTATTAAATCTTCTTCTATGTTACCGAAGATGCATCGCCCACTTGATTTCGTTATCGAACCACTGCCAAACCACCTATTTACGCGTGATACCTCATGCTGGGTTTATGGTGGTGTATCACTTAACCCAATGATGAAACCGGCTCGCCAACGTGAAACGAATCATCTGCGTGCTATCTACCGCTGGCACCCTGTATTTGCCGGACAAGATTTTATCAAGTACTTCGGTGATGAAGACCTGCACTACGACAACGCCAATATTGAAGGCGGTGACGTACTGGTTATCGGTAAAGGCGCAGTGTTGGTTGGTATTTCTGAGCGTACTAAGCCACAAGGTGTCGAAAACCTAGCGGCTAGCCTATTCAGATCAGGCCAAGCAACCGAAGTGATCGCTATCGATTTACCAAAGCACCGTTCTTGTATGCACCTTGATACAGTGATGACACACATGGATATCGACACTTTCTCTGTCTACCCTGAGATTGTTCGCAAAGATCTAGATACTTGGCGCCTAACACCAAAAGAAAATGGTGAGATGCGCGTAGAGAAAGCGGAAAACTACCTGTCAGCAATTGAAGGGGCTCTAGGCCTTGATCAGCTGAAGATCATCACGACTGGCGGTGACAACTACGAAGCTGAGCGCGAACAGTGGAACGACGCTAATAACGTACTGACAGTCAAACCGGGTACCGTTATCGGTTATGAACGCAATGTTTACACCAACGAGAAGTACGACAAAGCGGGCATCGAAGTTCTGACAATTCCAGGCAACGAGTTAGGTCGTGGTCGTGGTGGCGCTCGCTGCATGAGCTGTCCTATCGAAAGAGACGGCATCTAAGCTGATAATTCAATAGAGCAAACACAATAACGTATCTAGGCCAGTACCATCGTACTGGCCTTTTTTATCAAATTAACGAAATAAATATTCACAAATATAGCATTTTTATGTTTAACTGAGTTCTTCATTGATTCTATATACACAAGGAGCGAGAGATGGCCTTTAATCTTCGCAATCGTAACTTTCTAAAACTTCTCGACTTTACTCCTAAAGAGATTCAGTTTTTACTTGATCTGTCTGCTGACCTAAAAAAAGCTAAGTATGCAGGTACAGAGCAGAAAAAGCTTAACGGTAAAAACATCGCTTTGATCTTTGAAAAAGCATCAACACGAACTCGATGTGCTTTTGAGGTTGCGGCCTTTGATCAAGGCGCTCAAGTCTCTTATTTAGGCCCTTCTGGTTCTCAGATTGGTCAGAAAGAATCAATGAAAGATACGGCTCGTGTGTTAGGTCGTATGTACGACGGCATTGAATACCGTGGTTTTGGCCAAAGCATTGTAGAAGATCTTGGCGCATACGCTGGTGTTCCGGTTTGGAACGGCCTAACCGATGAATTCCATCCGACTCAGATCTTGGCTGACTTCCTTACTATGATCGAACATGGTCGCGGTAAACATCTACATCAAATCAGCTTTTCTTACCTAGGCGATGCGCGTAACAACATGGGGAACTCTCTATTAGTCGGTGCTGCGAAAATGGGCATGGATATTCGCCTTGTCGCACCAAAAGCATTTTGGCCAGAAGAGCAACTTGTCGAAGAGTGCCAAGCCATTGCACAAAACACTGGTGCAAAAATCACGTTAACTGAAGACGTTGCTGAAGGCGTGAAAGGTTGTGATTTCCTATACACCGATGTTTGGGTTTCGATGGGTGAAGCTCCTGAAGCTTGGGATGAACGTGTAGCGGTAATGAAACCATACCAAGTGAATATGGATGTCATTAAGCTGACTGGCAACCCTCAAGTGAAATTCATGCACTGCCTACCCGCTTTCCATAACAATGAAACCGTGATTGGTCAGCAAGTCGCAGACAAGTATGGAATGAACGGCTTGGAAGTGACTGACGAAGTGTTTGAATCTGACTACTCAATTGTATTTGATGAAGCAGAGAATCGTATGCACACCATCAAGGCGGTGATGGTCGCGACGCTTGGTCAATAGACAATAATGAAAGTAAACAAAAGCTTGATGTAATCGCTTGCGCTCACAAATTGAAAGCGTATAATTCTCGGCAATTTGTCTGAGAGTAGTGAAAATGACGCCAACCAATATAGTGATAACACATAATAAAATTGTGAAAACACCTAATATTGCTCGCAAGCTAGCATGCTTGCCAGGCCGTCTATTCTGCTTTTCAGCACTTTTTTAAAGCCTCCCATTATGGGGGGCTTTTTTATGGCCAATACATTATTGTGGGGAAGAAGATCATGGCGAATTCGCTCTATCAAAAGCACATCATCTCAATTCCAGAGCTTTCTCGTGAAGAGCTAGAATTAATTGTTCAAACGGCAGGTCAACTTAAAGCTGAACCAAACCCAGAACTCATCAAGAACAAAGTTGTTGCCAGCTGCTTCTTCGAACCTTCAACACGAACTCGTCTCTCTTTTGAAACTGCGATTCAACGCATCGGTGGTGATGTGATTGGTTTCGACAGTGGCGGTAATACTTCACTGGCGAAGAAAGGTGAAACGCTAGCAGACTCAGTGCAAGTTATCTCTTCATACGTTGATGCTTACGTAATGCGCCACCCTCAAGAAGGGGCAGCACGTCTAGCTTCTGAGTTCTCTAACGGCGTACCGGTTATTAATGCAGGCGACGGTGCAAACCAACACCCGACACAAACGCTATTAGACTTGTTCTCTATTGCTGAAACACAAGGCCGCCTAGATAACCTAAACGTGGCATTCGTTGGTGACCTTAAATACGGCCGTACGGTTCACTCTCTGACTCAAGCACTCGCGAAATTCGACAACATCTGTTTCTACTTTGTGGCGCCAGAAGCATTGGCGATGCCTGACTACATTTGTGAAGAGCTTGATGAAGCGGGTATCAAGTACCAACTACTAACTGACATGGAAGATGTGATTCCTGAATTAGATGTTCTGTACATGACTCGAGTTCAAAAAGAGCGCTTTGATGAGTCGGAATACGCGCACATCAAATCAGCGTACATCCTAACGGCTGCGCTTCTAGAAAACGCACGTGATAACCTGAAGGTGCTACACCCTCTTCCTCGCGTTGACGAAATTACTGTCGATGTCGATAAAACACCTTACGCTTACTACTTCCAGCAAGCAGAGAACGGTGTTTACGCGCGTGAAGCATTGCTAGCCCTTGTTCTTAACGAAACGCTGTAGAGGAGAGATATCATGTCTAAAGAGACTCAATTAAAAGTTGAAGCAATCAGAAACGGTACTGTTATCGACCACATCCCTGCGAACATCGGGATCAAGGTGCTAAAACTGTTCGATATGCACAACTCTCACCAGCGTGTGACCATTGGCCTAAATCTACCTTC
Coding sequences within:
- a CDS encoding ornithine carbamoyltransferase; this encodes MAFNLRNRNFLKLLDFTPKEIQFLLDLSADLKKAKYAGTEQKKLNGKNIALIFEKASTRTRCAFEVAAFDQGAQVSYLGPSGSQIGQKESMKDTARVLGRMYDGIEYRGFGQSIVEDLGAYAGVPVWNGLTDEFHPTQILADFLTMIEHGRGKHLHQISFSYLGDARNNMGNSLLVGAAKMGMDIRLVAPKAFWPEEQLVEECQAIAQNTGAKITLTEDVAEGVKGCDFLYTDVWVSMGEAPEAWDERVAVMKPYQVNMDVIKLTGNPQVKFMHCLPAFHNNETVIGQQVADKYGMNGLEVTDEVFESDYSIVFDEAENRMHTIKAVMVATLGQ
- the arcA gene encoding arginine deiminase yields the protein MSKLYVGSEVGQLRRVLLNRPERALTHLTPSNCHDLLFDDVLAVEAAGEEHDAFAETLRSQDVEVLLLHDLLVETLAVPQAREWLLNTQISDFRYGPTFARDLRNYLAQMDNEHLATILLGGLAYSELPIKSSSMLPKMHRPLDFVIEPLPNHLFTRDTSCWVYGGVSLNPMMKPARQRETNHLRAIYRWHPVFAGQDFIKYFGDEDLHYDNANIEGGDVLVIGKGAVLVGISERTKPQGVENLAASLFRSGQATEVIAIDLPKHRSCMHLDTVMTHMDIDTFSVYPEIVRKDLDTWRLTPKENGEMRVEKAENYLSAIEGALGLDQLKIITTGGDNYEAEREQWNDANNVLTVKPGTVIGYERNVYTNEKYDKAGIEVLTIPGNELGRGRGGARCMSCPIERDGI
- the pyrB gene encoding aspartate carbamoyltransferase, which codes for MANSLYQKHIISIPELSREELELIVQTAGQLKAEPNPELIKNKVVASCFFEPSTRTRLSFETAIQRIGGDVIGFDSGGNTSLAKKGETLADSVQVISSYVDAYVMRHPQEGAARLASEFSNGVPVINAGDGANQHPTQTLLDLFSIAETQGRLDNLNVAFVGDLKYGRTVHSLTQALAKFDNICFYFVAPEALAMPDYICEELDEAGIKYQLLTDMEDVIPELDVLYMTRVQKERFDESEYAHIKSAYILTAALLENARDNLKVLHPLPRVDEITVDVDKTPYAYYFQQAENGVYAREALLALVLNETL